From the genome of Candidatus Methylomirabilota bacterium, one region includes:
- a CDS encoding thermonuclease family protein: MTLVRGLLLALLPLLLTGPASSAPGSLEATVTRVVDGDTIVVRVDGRLEKVRYIGVNTPEVHHPTKGEEPGGREASEVNRRLVQGKQVRLELDVRERDRYGRLLAYVWVGDIMINAELVRLGYAQVMTIPPNVRYQHLFLKLQREAREGGRGLWAAVPVGTR, from the coding sequence GTGACGCTCGTCCGCGGGCTCCTGCTGGCGCTCCTGCCCCTGCTGCTGACCGGCCCGGCGTCGTCAGCGCCCGGGAGCCTCGAGGCCACGGTCACCCGGGTCGTGGACGGTGACACCATCGTCGTGCGGGTCGACGGCAGGCTCGAGAAGGTCCGCTACATCGGCGTGAACACGCCCGAAGTCCACCACCCGACCAAGGGCGAGGAGCCCGGCGGCCGCGAAGCGAGCGAGGTGAACCGCCGGCTCGTCCAGGGCAAGCAGGTGAGGCTCGAGCTCGACGTTCGGGAGCGTGACCGCTACGGCCGGCTCCTGGCCTACGTCTGGGTGGGTGACATCATGATCAACGCCGAGCTGGTGAGGCTCGGCTACGCGCAGGTGATGACGATCCCGCCGAACGTCCGCTACCAGCATCTCTTCTTGAAGCTTCAGCGGGAGGCGCGCGAGGGGGGCCGCGGCCTCTGGGCGGCGGTGCCGGTCGGGACGCGCTGA
- the fumC gene encoding class II fumarate hydratase — MTGKTRTESDSLGTIEVPADRYWGAQTERSRHHFAIGEDRMPVEVVRAFGLLKKACALVNAELGRLDRRHAELIVRAADEVIEGTLDDHFPLVVWQTGSGTQSNMNANEVIANRAIELAGGRLGSKDPLHPNDHVNMSQSSNDTFPTAMHLAAATAVVRRLLPSVGALRDALAAKSREFADIVKIGRTHLQDAVPLTLGQEFSGYVAQLDAGLGRIETTLPGLLALAIGGTAVGTGLNAPPGFGEAVAAKLADLTGLGFTTAPNKFAALAAHDELVMASGALRTLAGSLLKIANDIRWLASGPRSGLGELRLPENEPGSSIMPGKVNPTQCEALAMVATQVLGHDTAIAFAGAQGNFELNVYKPLIIFDFLHSVRLLTDACRSFREFCVEGIEANRERIAELVERSLMLVTALSPHIGYDKAAAIAHKADHEGLTLREAALALGHVTPEQYDAWVKPAEMARPRSR; from the coding sequence ATGACGGGGAAGACGCGCACCGAGTCCGACAGCCTGGGGACGATCGAGGTCCCCGCGGACCGCTACTGGGGCGCCCAGACGGAGCGCTCGCGCCACCACTTCGCGATCGGCGAGGACCGGATGCCCGTCGAGGTCGTGCGCGCCTTCGGCCTCCTGAAGAAGGCGTGCGCGCTCGTCAACGCGGAGCTCGGGCGCCTGGACCGGCGCCACGCGGAGCTCATCGTCCGCGCCGCCGACGAGGTGATCGAGGGCACGCTCGACGACCACTTCCCCCTCGTGGTCTGGCAGACCGGCTCGGGGACGCAGTCGAACATGAACGCCAACGAGGTGATCGCCAACCGCGCGATCGAGCTCGCGGGCGGCCGGCTCGGGAGCAAGGACCCGCTCCACCCGAACGACCACGTCAACATGTCCCAGTCCTCGAACGACACCTTCCCGACCGCCATGCACCTGGCCGCGGCGACCGCCGTGGTGCGGCGGCTCCTGCCGAGCGTCGGCGCGCTCCGGGACGCGCTCGCGGCCAAATCACGCGAGTTCGCCGACATCGTGAAGATCGGGCGGACGCACCTGCAGGACGCGGTGCCCCTGACCCTCGGCCAGGAGTTCTCCGGGTACGTGGCGCAGCTCGACGCGGGGCTCGGGCGCATCGAGACGACGCTCCCGGGCCTCCTGGCCCTCGCGATCGGCGGCACCGCGGTCGGCACGGGGCTCAACGCTCCGCCGGGCTTCGGCGAGGCCGTCGCGGCGAAGCTGGCCGACCTCACCGGCCTCGGGTTCACGACGGCGCCGAACAAGTTCGCGGCGCTCGCGGCCCACGACGAGCTCGTGATGGCGAGCGGCGCGCTCCGCACGCTCGCGGGCTCGCTCCTGAAGATCGCGAACGACATCCGCTGGCTCGCGTCGGGGCCGCGGAGCGGCCTGGGCGAGCTCCGGCTCCCGGAGAACGAGCCCGGCTCGTCCATCATGCCGGGCAAGGTGAACCCGACCCAGTGCGAGGCGCTGGCGATGGTCGCGACCCAGGTGCTCGGCCACGACACGGCGATCGCGTTCGCGGGCGCGCAGGGCAACTTCGAGCTGAACGTCTACAAGCCGCTCATCATCTTCGACTTCCTGCACTCGGTGCGCCTCCTGACCGACGCGTGCCGGAGCTTCAGGGAGTTCTGCGTCGAGGGGATCGAGGCGAACCGCGAGCGGATCGCGGAGCTGGTCGAGCGCTCGCTGATGCTCGTCACCGCGCTCAGCCCGCACATCGGCTACGACAAGGCCGCGGCCATCGCCCACAAGGCCGACCACGAGGGGCTCACGCTCCGCGAGGCCGCGCTGGCGCTCGGCCACGTCACGCCCGAGCAGTACGACGCGTGGGTGAAGCCGGCGGAGATGGCGCGGCCGCGCTCGCGTTAG
- a CDS encoding indolepyruvate ferredoxin oxidoreductase family protein produces the protein MAIKRDFTLDAKYRQEEGVIFLSGIQALVRLPLDQHRADRRRGLNTATLISGYRGSPLGGLDLTLERNPDLLREHNVVFISGLNEDLGATAIYGSQLANLFPRPKYDGVLGMWYGKGPGVDRSGDIFKHANFAGVSRYGGVLALGGDDPLSKSSTIPSHSEVAFYDALFPVIFPGTIQEILDLGRLGFELSRYSGLWVGVKIVTNVADEIGTAEVAPDRVVSVDPGFMYDGRSWQQRQNPLLMPPWGLDTEREIHYGRLEAAKAFAAANRLNRITLDTPDAWLGIAAAGKTYYDLREALRELGLDDAALRRHGVRLMKIGMLFPMEPGIVRELARGLEELLVIEEKRAFCELFIRDILYNQAERPRVTGKYDLDGRPLVPADAELDADRVAQIVAARLERRVHLDSITARVALLEALRQRPAPLTLARQPYFCSGCPHNRSTVLPEGSIASAGIGCHGMALLMDRRTMGLTHMGGEGVQWVGMAPFTETPHIFQNLGDGTYFHSGSLAVRQAVAANVNITYKILYNSAVAMTGGQDAAGAIPVPDLTRSLQAEGVKRIIVMTDEPDKYGRDAQWAPGVEVWHRDRLDEVQILLREIPGVTALVYDQRCAAEKRRLRKRGKLPDPAMRVFINEAVCEGCGDCGVKSNCLSVHPVETEFGRKTQIHQSSCNKDYSCLDGDCPSFLTVIPLGEPRKKERKIFTVERALPEPALRVPRDANIFMMGIGGTGVVTVNQILGTAALLDGKHIRGLDQTGLSQKGGPVVSHLKIFERAPEVANKVAAGEADCYLGFDILVATSPQNLDHARPEKTIAVVSTSQVPTGAMVTHTDVEFPEANGLVTSLNRFTRKDENVFLDALGLAETLFDDHMAANMIVLGAAYQAGAIPVAAAAIEEAIVLNGVSVPMNTQAFRVGRLLVADPAWVATLKRQRVGAVRVAPELTAEARGLVDAAGASGELRRLLEIRVPELVAYQDAAYARQYVEFVRRVREAERAAIGGETRLGEGVARHLFKLMAYKDEYEVARLHLQNDVAKALAAEFPGGVRLQYNLHPPLLRALGMKRKLKLGRWFDGAFRLLLALRGLRGTALDPFGRAEVRRVERQLVGEYRALVEKALVSLSPESYERAVKLANLPDVIRGYEEIKLRNVRRFRDEVRALGF, from the coding sequence ATGGCGATCAAGCGCGACTTCACCCTGGACGCCAAGTACCGCCAGGAAGAGGGTGTCATCTTCCTCTCCGGCATCCAAGCCCTCGTCAGGCTACCCCTCGACCAGCACCGCGCCGACCGGCGGCGCGGCCTCAACACCGCGACGCTGATCTCGGGCTACCGCGGCTCGCCCCTCGGCGGCCTCGACCTGACGCTCGAGCGCAACCCCGACCTCCTCCGCGAGCACAACGTCGTGTTCATCTCGGGCCTCAACGAGGATCTCGGCGCCACCGCGATCTACGGGAGCCAGCTCGCCAACCTCTTCCCGCGGCCGAAGTACGACGGCGTGCTCGGCATGTGGTACGGCAAGGGCCCGGGCGTGGACCGCTCGGGCGACATCTTCAAGCACGCCAACTTCGCGGGCGTGTCGCGCTACGGCGGGGTGCTGGCGCTCGGCGGCGACGACCCGCTCTCGAAGTCGTCCACGATCCCGTCGCACTCGGAGGTGGCGTTCTACGACGCCCTCTTCCCCGTGATCTTCCCCGGCACGATCCAGGAGATCCTCGACCTCGGCCGGCTCGGCTTCGAGCTCTCGCGCTACTCCGGCCTCTGGGTGGGCGTGAAAATCGTGACCAACGTCGCCGACGAGATCGGCACGGCCGAGGTGGCTCCCGATCGTGTCGTCAGCGTGGATCCGGGGTTCATGTACGATGGGCGTTCCTGGCAGCAGCGCCAGAACCCCCTGCTCATGCCGCCGTGGGGGCTCGACACGGAGCGCGAGATCCACTATGGCCGGCTCGAGGCGGCGAAGGCCTTCGCGGCGGCGAACCGGCTGAACCGGATCACGCTCGACACGCCGGACGCCTGGCTCGGCATCGCGGCCGCGGGCAAGACCTACTACGACCTCCGCGAGGCGCTCCGCGAGCTCGGCCTCGACGACGCGGCGCTCCGGCGCCACGGCGTGCGCCTCATGAAGATCGGGATGCTCTTCCCGATGGAGCCGGGCATCGTCCGCGAACTCGCGCGCGGCCTCGAGGAGCTGCTGGTGATCGAGGAGAAGCGCGCGTTCTGCGAGCTCTTCATCCGCGACATCCTCTACAACCAGGCCGAGCGCCCGCGCGTCACCGGCAAGTACGACCTCGACGGGCGGCCGCTCGTCCCCGCCGACGCGGAGCTCGACGCCGACCGCGTCGCGCAGATCGTCGCGGCGCGGCTCGAGCGCCGGGTCCATCTCGACTCGATCACGGCGCGCGTCGCGCTGCTCGAGGCGCTCCGCCAGCGTCCCGCGCCGCTCACGCTGGCGCGCCAGCCCTACTTCTGCTCCGGGTGCCCGCATAACCGCTCGACGGTCCTGCCGGAGGGCTCGATCGCCAGCGCCGGCATCGGCTGCCACGGCATGGCGCTCCTCATGGACCGGCGGACGATGGGACTCACCCACATGGGCGGGGAAGGCGTCCAGTGGGTCGGCATGGCCCCGTTCACCGAGACCCCCCACATCTTCCAGAACCTCGGCGACGGGACCTACTTCCACTCGGGCTCGCTCGCGGTCCGCCAGGCGGTCGCCGCCAACGTCAACATCACCTACAAGATCCTCTACAACTCCGCCGTCGCGATGACGGGCGGCCAGGACGCGGCCGGCGCCATCCCCGTGCCCGACCTGACGCGCTCGCTGCAGGCCGAGGGGGTCAAGCGGATCATCGTGATGACCGACGAGCCCGACAAGTACGGGCGGGACGCCCAGTGGGCGCCCGGCGTCGAGGTCTGGCACCGGGACCGACTCGACGAGGTCCAGATCCTCCTGCGCGAGATCCCCGGCGTCACCGCGCTCGTCTACGACCAGCGGTGCGCCGCCGAGAAGCGCAGGCTGCGCAAGCGCGGCAAGCTCCCGGACCCCGCGATGCGCGTGTTCATCAACGAAGCGGTCTGTGAAGGCTGCGGCGACTGCGGGGTAAAAAGCAACTGCTTGTCCGTCCACCCAGTTGAAACCGAATTTGGGCGGAAGACGCAGATCCATCAATCGTCTTGCAACAAGGATTACTCATGCCTCGATGGCGACTGCCCGTCCTTCCTCACGGTGATCCCGCTCGGGGAGCCCCGGAAGAAGGAGCGGAAGATCTTCACGGTGGAGCGCGCGCTGCCCGAGCCCGCGCTGCGCGTCCCCCGCGACGCCAACATCTTCATGATGGGCATCGGCGGCACGGGCGTGGTGACCGTCAACCAGATCCTCGGCACCGCCGCGCTCCTCGACGGCAAGCACATCCGCGGCCTCGATCAGACCGGGCTCAGCCAGAAGGGCGGTCCGGTGGTCTCGCATCTCAAGATCTTCGAGCGCGCGCCCGAGGTCGCGAACAAGGTCGCGGCGGGCGAGGCGGACTGCTACCTCGGCTTCGACATCCTCGTGGCGACGTCCCCGCAGAACCTCGACCACGCGCGGCCCGAGAAGACGATCGCCGTGGTCTCGACGAGCCAGGTGCCCACCGGCGCCATGGTGACTCACACCGACGTCGAGTTCCCGGAGGCGAACGGGCTCGTCACCTCGCTGAACCGCTTCACCCGCAAGGACGAGAACGTCTTCCTCGACGCGCTCGGCCTCGCCGAGACGCTCTTCGACGACCACATGGCGGCCAACATGATCGTGCTGGGCGCCGCCTACCAGGCCGGCGCCATCCCGGTCGCCGCGGCGGCGATCGAGGAGGCGATCGTGCTGAACGGCGTCTCCGTGCCGATGAACACGCAGGCGTTCAGGGTCGGCCGGCTGCTCGTCGCCGACCCCGCGTGGGTCGCGACGCTCAAGCGCCAGCGGGTGGGGGCGGTCCGGGTCGCTCCCGAGCTCACCGCGGAGGCGCGCGGGCTCGTGGACGCGGCCGGCGCCTCGGGCGAGCTCCGACGGCTCCTCGAGATCCGCGTGCCCGAGCTCGTCGCCTACCAGGACGCGGCCTACGCGCGGCAGTACGTGGAGTTCGTCCGGCGCGTACGCGAGGCCGAGCGGGCCGCGATCGGCGGCGAGACGCGGCTCGGCGAGGGCGTCGCGCGCCACCTCTTCAAGCTCATGGCCTACAAGGACGAGTACGAGGTGGCGCGCCTGCATCTCCAGAACGACGTCGCCAAGGCCCTGGCGGCCGAGTTCCCCGGGGGCGTCCGGCTCCAGTACAACCTCCACCCGCCGCTCCTCCGCGCGCTGGGCATGAAGCGCAAGCTCAAGCTCGGCCGGTGGTTCGACGGGGCCTTCCGGCTCCTCCTCGCCCTGCGCGGCCTGCGCGGCACGGCGCTCGACCCCTTCGGCCGCGCCGAGGTGCGCCGCGTCGAGCGGCAGCTCGTCGGCGAGTACCGTGCCCTCGTCGAGAAGGCGCTCGTCAGCCTCTCTCCCGAGAGCTACGAGCGCGCGGTGAAGCTCGCCAACCTGCCCGACGTGATCCGCGGCTACGAGGAGATCAAGCTGCGGAACGTCCGGCGTTTCCGGGACGAGGTTCGGGCTCTCGGATTCTGA
- a CDS encoding nucleoside 2-deoxyribosyltransferase has protein sequence MNVYLAAPLFTNAERRFNLEICHALEAAGHPVYLPQRDTAEATGPGRTRRLFAANLAGLAGAEAVVAVLDGAQVDDGTAWELGWAHARGIPIFGLRTDRRTAQQPDEPVNLMIFESLRRLVTSSADLLASLGV, from the coding sequence CTGAACGTCTACCTCGCCGCCCCTCTCTTCACCAACGCCGAGCGTCGTTTCAATCTGGAGATCTGCCACGCGCTGGAGGCGGCGGGCCACCCCGTCTATCTGCCTCAGCGCGACACCGCCGAGGCGACCGGCCCCGGGCGCACGCGCCGGCTCTTCGCTGCGAACCTGGCGGGTCTGGCCGGTGCCGAGGCGGTGGTCGCCGTCCTGGACGGCGCTCAGGTGGACGACGGCACCGCGTGGGAGCTCGGGTGGGCGCACGCCAGGGGTATTCCGATCTTCGGTCTCAGGACGGATCGGCGGACGGCCCAGCAGCCGGACGAGCCCGTGAACCTCATGATCTTCGAGAGCCTCCGCCGGCTCGTGACGTCGTCGGCCGACCTCCTCGCCTCGCTCGGCGTCTGA